Within the Halomonas sp. HL-93 genome, the region GTTTTCAAGCGAAGCAGCGGTCAACTGATAGGCGAAATTTCCTTCTTCAGCCTTTTTATTGGCCTCTTCGAGGAGCCTTCTTGCCTCATTCTTTTGTTGGCTAATTTTTTCACTCATGTCGCCACCATTATCCGCGCGATACCTTTCGGCTGCTCGTTTCTGTCGAAGCCAAACCAGCCACGCCAATAACTCCTCAATTGTTGATTTTCAGCTGCACAAAAATAAACGTCTAAGCCGAATCTCTTTTTGACTGTTGGCTTATCTAATAATGCTTTGAGCAAGTCTTTTTCCTGAGGCGGTAATGCATTTACTTCCGTTTCAGATGAAAATATAACCAAGTCGATATCATTCGGGTTTAACTTATTCGTCGTGAAAGAGCCATCTAGCCACAACTCGGCCGAAGCGCCCAAATCCGAAAAAAGCTTTGCGTAAGCTTCAAGATTAGCTATCAATTGCGCCCTTGTCCTCGAATCTGCAAAGTCTTTGAGA harbors:
- a CDS encoding DUF6932 family protein gives rise to the protein MEEEPILEPGLHDFELDEIGNHFLKDFADSRTRAQLIANLEAYAKLFSDLGASAELWLDGSFTTNKLNPNDIDLVIFSSETEVNALPPQEKDLLKALLDKPTVKKRFGLDVYFCAAENQQLRSYWRGWFGFDRNEQPKGIARIMVAT